A single Carnobacterium alterfunditum DSM 5972 DNA region contains:
- a CDS encoding divergent PAP2 family protein encodes MLILTNFPLIAAFTAITFAQLIKIPVAFLLQRKTTWALATSTGGMPSSHSAAVAALITALALQYGVASPFVAIASTFGVIVMFDSMGVRRQSGEQGVLLNQLVIDFHMLRKKVVKLSHEPTVLVKEQKERHLKEYLGHKPIEVSFGILTGILVAFATRAVLTYFSLI; translated from the coding sequence ATGCTTATTTTGACGAATTTTCCGCTTATTGCGGCTTTTACAGCTATTACATTTGCACAATTGATTAAAATCCCAGTAGCTTTTCTATTACAAAGGAAAACAACTTGGGCATTAGCTACTTCTACTGGTGGAATGCCAAGTTCACACTCAGCTGCCGTAGCTGCCCTTATCACAGCTTTAGCTTTACAATATGGTGTCGCTTCTCCTTTTGTAGCCATAGCGAGTACTTTTGGCGTTATTGTCATGTTCGATTCTATGGGCGTCCGTAGACAAAGTGGCGAACAAGGAGTCTTATTGAATCAACTAGTAATTGATTTCCACATGTTAAGAAAAAAAGTAGTCAAACTGTCTCATGAACCGACAGTCCTTGTTAAAGAACAAAAAGAACGACATTTAAAAGAATATCTTGGGCATAAACCAATCGAAGTTTCTTTTGGTATCCTTACCGGTATTCTTGTCGCTTTTGCAACAAGAGCTGTATTGACTTATTTTTCACTTATATAA
- a CDS encoding peptidylprolyl isomerase has translation MSEFPQLSNEVAENEKVATLKTTMGNLKIKLFPEVAPKAVENFVKLAESGYYNGIIFHRVIPDFMIQGGDPTGTGMGGESVWGSAFEDEFSDKAFNLKGALSMANAGPGTNGSQFFIVSASQTPANMIGQLEAAGYPAEIVEAYKENGGTPWLDNRHTVFGQVIEGMDVVDAIQSVKRGPQDKPVNDIVIESIELA, from the coding sequence ATGTCTGAATTTCCACAATTATCAAATGAAGTAGCAGAAAATGAAAAAGTTGCTACACTTAAAACAACTATGGGTAATTTGAAAATTAAATTATTTCCTGAAGTTGCCCCTAAAGCTGTAGAAAACTTTGTTAAGTTAGCCGAAAGCGGCTATTACAATGGAATTATTTTCCACCGTGTTATCCCTGATTTCATGATCCAAGGTGGAGACCCAACTGGAACTGGTATGGGCGGAGAAAGTGTTTGGGGAAGTGCTTTTGAAGATGAATTCTCAGATAAAGCATTTAACCTTAAAGGTGCTCTTTCTATGGCAAATGCAGGTCCTGGTACAAACGGAAGCCAATTCTTTATCGTATCGGCTTCTCAAACACCAGCAAACATGATAGGTCAACTTGAAGCTGCTGGTTATCCTGCAGAAATCGTTGAAGCATACAAAGAGAATGGTGGAACACCATGGTTGGACAACCGTCATACTGTTTTTGGTCAAGTAATTGAAGGAATGGATGTTGTAGATGCGATCCAAAGTGTAAAACGCGGACCTCAAGACAAACCAGTAAACGATATTGTTATCGAAAGCATTGAATTAGCGTAA
- a CDS encoding MalY/PatB family protein yields the protein MDFNFDEFIDRHEQNSIKWGYPKTLFGDEPILPMWVADMDFANPPLILDELQKLLDQRILGYTFPPDTLYQTIINWQEEHHNFALTAHDILFSPGVVPSIALLIQTFTKEQDAVMIHDPVYNPFESMVTLNNRRVIRSSLISIDGLFKMDFKDIEQQFIHENIKLFILSNPQNPGGRVWTKQELVQLADLCQKYQVLLCSDEIHGDLVYQPESFFPVAAINEAYKEFVITLTAATKTFNLAGTKNSMIFVQNETLRSALVLAQAKTEQNSINTFGYAATEAAFTTGGPWLEELLAYLKINLDTICTFFDTELPEVSYMKPQGTYLFWFDCSTIGIPDESLTNHFAKVGKIGLNAGSAYGPAGAQYMRLNFAAPHAVVIDGLDRIKYAFDHPTG from the coding sequence ATGGATTTTAATTTTGATGAATTCATCGATCGACATGAACAGAATAGTATCAAGTGGGGCTATCCAAAAACATTATTTGGTGATGAACCTATTTTACCTATGTGGGTAGCAGACATGGATTTTGCAAATCCGCCTTTGATTTTAGATGAGCTACAGAAATTATTAGATCAACGTATTTTAGGGTACACTTTTCCTCCTGATACTCTTTATCAAACTATTATTAATTGGCAAGAAGAACACCATAATTTCGCTTTAACCGCTCATGATATTTTATTTTCGCCTGGAGTTGTCCCAAGTATTGCCTTGTTGATCCAAACGTTTACAAAAGAACAAGATGCCGTAATGATCCATGATCCCGTTTATAATCCTTTTGAATCTATGGTGACGTTGAATAACCGAAGAGTGATTCGATCTTCATTAATTAGTATAGACGGTCTATTCAAAATGGATTTCAAGGACATAGAGCAACAGTTTATTCATGAAAATATAAAATTGTTTATTTTAAGTAATCCGCAAAATCCTGGGGGACGCGTTTGGACAAAACAAGAATTGGTTCAATTAGCGGATCTTTGCCAAAAATACCAAGTTCTTTTATGCAGCGATGAGATACACGGAGATCTCGTTTATCAACCCGAGAGTTTTTTTCCTGTTGCCGCCATCAATGAAGCGTACAAAGAATTCGTCATAACTCTTACCGCAGCTACTAAAACGTTTAATTTAGCAGGTACTAAAAACTCTATGATTTTTGTACAAAATGAAACGTTGCGAAGTGCCTTGGTATTGGCCCAAGCAAAAACTGAACAAAACAGCATCAATACGTTTGGCTATGCAGCTACAGAAGCGGCTTTTACAACTGGCGGTCCTTGGTTAGAAGAACTCTTAGCTTATTTAAAAATCAACTTAGATACTATTTGCACTTTTTTTGATACTGAATTACCTGAGGTTTCCTATATGAAACCTCAAGGAACTTATTTATTCTGGTTCGATTGCTCTACTATAGGTATTCCTGATGAGAGCTTGACCAACCATTTTGCAAAGGTTGGCAAAATCGGTTTAAATGCTGGTTCAGCTTATGGTCCCGCCGGAGCACAATACATGCGTTTAAACTTTGCTGCTCCTCATGCAGTAGTTATCGACGGATTGGATCGCATAAAGTATGCTTTTGATCATCCAACTGGTTAA
- a CDS encoding CvfD/Ygs/GSP13 family RNA-binding post-transcriptional regulator yields the protein MRYKIGMVVKGKITGIQPYGAFVSLDEETQGLIHISECKHGFVKDLSEVLAVGNEIEVMVLDIDEYTKKISLSLRALEESTTFQYYYKKRRQHHEKFGALGFDTIKESIPKWIEEAKEDEKKQNQVLKG from the coding sequence ATGAGGTATAAAATCGGAATGGTCGTTAAAGGCAAAATTACTGGAATTCAACCTTATGGTGCATTTGTTTCTTTAGATGAAGAAACACAAGGGCTTATCCATATCTCAGAATGCAAACATGGTTTTGTTAAAGACCTAAGTGAAGTATTAGCAGTTGGAAACGAAATTGAAGTAATGGTACTCGATATTGATGAATATACAAAAAAAATCAGTTTATCTTTGAGAGCATTAGAAGAAAGTACGACATTTCAATACTATTATAAAAAGAGACGACAACATCATGAAAAATTTGGAGCGCTAGGTTTTGACACAATAAAAGAGTCGATACCTAAATGGATAGAAGAAGCAAAAGAAGATGAAAAAAAACAGAATCAGGTTTTAAAAGGATAA
- a CDS encoding glucose-6-phosphate isomerase produces MGHIKFDYSNIENVVQPHELTNLQQQVTTADEMLRKGTGAGNEYLGWIDLPKNYDKEEFGRIKAAAKKIQSDSEILVVIGIGGSYLGSKAAIDFLNHSFVNLLDKEARKAPQILFAGNSISSSYLHDLIQVIGDRDFSVNIISKSGTTTEPAIAFRVFKELLEKKYGSEEAKARIYATTDKERGALKQEANAQGYESFIIPDDVGGRFSVLTAVGLLPIAASGADIDQLMKGAADASVELSSDKIEENEAYQYAALRNILYRKGKDTEILVNYEPSLQYFSEWWKQLAGESEGKDQKGIYPSSVNFSTDLHSMGQYIQEGQRNIFETVIKVAKPKFDMAIPTTKEDLDGLGYLEGKGIDYVNTKAFQGTLLAHTDGDVPNMIVTIPQQDAYTLGYMMYFFEIAIGLSGYLNGVNPFDQPGVEAYKKNMFALLGKPGFEELGKELNARL; encoded by the coding sequence GTGGGTCACATTAAATTCGATTATTCAAATATTGAAAATGTTGTACAGCCGCATGAATTGACAAACTTACAACAACAAGTTACCACTGCAGACGAAATGCTGCGCAAAGGAACTGGAGCAGGCAACGAATACCTAGGTTGGATCGATTTGCCAAAAAATTACGATAAAGAAGAGTTTGGACGCATTAAAGCAGCTGCTAAGAAGATCCAAAGCGATTCAGAAATTCTTGTTGTTATCGGAATCGGTGGATCTTATTTAGGTTCAAAAGCTGCAATTGATTTTCTAAATCATTCTTTTGTTAACTTACTTGATAAAGAAGCTCGCAAAGCACCGCAAATTCTTTTTGCTGGAAACAGCATTAGTTCAAGTTACCTACACGACTTGATTCAAGTCATTGGAGACCGTGATTTTTCAGTTAATATCATTTCTAAATCTGGTACAACTACTGAACCGGCGATTGCTTTTAGAGTATTTAAAGAACTGCTAGAAAAAAAATATGGTTCAGAAGAAGCGAAAGCACGAATTTATGCTACTACTGATAAAGAACGTGGAGCTTTGAAACAAGAAGCAAATGCACAAGGTTATGAATCATTTATCATTCCTGATGATGTTGGTGGACGTTTCTCTGTTTTAACAGCAGTAGGTTTATTGCCAATTGCAGCTAGCGGAGCAGACATTGATCAATTGATGAAAGGTGCTGCAGACGCATCTGTTGAATTATCTAGTGATAAAATCGAAGAAAATGAAGCTTATCAATACGCAGCATTGCGTAATATCTTATACCGTAAAGGAAAAGATACTGAAATTTTAGTTAATTATGAACCATCATTACAATATTTTTCAGAGTGGTGGAAACAATTAGCTGGAGAATCAGAAGGTAAAGACCAAAAAGGAATCTATCCTTCAAGTGTAAACTTCTCTACTGATTTACATTCAATGGGTCAATACATCCAAGAAGGACAACGCAATATCTTTGAAACGGTTATTAAAGTTGCTAAACCAAAATTCGATATGGCTATCCCAACTACTAAAGAAGATTTAGACGGATTAGGCTATTTAGAAGGAAAAGGTATTGATTACGTAAATACCAAAGCTTTCCAAGGAACTCTTTTAGCTCATACTGATGGAGATGTGCCTAACATGATCGTAACGATTCCTCAACAAGATGCGTATACATTGGGTTACATGATGTACTTCTTTGAAATCGCAATTGGTTTATCTGGTTACTTAAATGGCGTAAATCCATTTGACCAACCAGGTGTGGAAGCATACAAGAAAAATATGTTTGCTTTACTAGGAAAACCAGGATTTGAAGAATTAGGTAAAGAATTAAATGCACGTCTATAA
- a CDS encoding LysR family transcriptional regulator, with product MNLQDLVYFNYLAETLSFTATAEHFYVSQPSISMSLKRLEKDLDTVLINRKRIHKNLNLTETGEVLYKHSAQILQTIHTVTEEIHDLKNQVVYLGFLPTIGGQFMGRLMPHLTKFSASMKLIEEKSSDLMLQLVKSGQVPLAIIGSDHPTFADDNLLQILLKKEEVALWVSPENHLAKKDSVTAAEIQDELFISLEQGYTHQRIFEQWTEDSHIEQPKTLYTKEIQTALSIASSTDMLAFMSDILVEDHPRLVRVSIENAPYFYISLIVNKKLNNTNHFQTEFNKTMIELAESYGGE from the coding sequence ATGAATTTACAAGATTTAGTTTACTTCAACTACTTAGCTGAGACTTTAAGTTTCACCGCAACTGCAGAGCATTTCTATGTATCTCAGCCCTCTATTTCAATGTCTCTAAAACGATTGGAAAAAGATCTAGATACCGTCTTAATAAATAGAAAAAGAATTCACAAGAACCTAAACCTAACTGAAACTGGTGAAGTATTGTACAAACATTCAGCGCAAATTTTACAAACCATCCATACTGTAACAGAAGAAATTCATGATTTAAAAAACCAAGTGGTTTACCTTGGTTTCTTGCCAACTATTGGTGGCCAATTTATGGGTCGGCTAATGCCTCATTTGACTAAATTTTCCGCCTCTATGAAACTCATCGAAGAAAAAAGTTCAGATTTGATGTTGCAGTTGGTAAAATCAGGACAGGTTCCTTTAGCCATTATTGGAAGTGATCATCCTACTTTTGCAGACGATAATTTATTGCAGATTCTTTTAAAAAAAGAAGAAGTGGCACTCTGGGTATCACCTGAAAACCACTTAGCTAAGAAAGATAGTGTTACAGCAGCCGAAATTCAGGATGAACTATTCATTTCATTGGAACAAGGTTACACTCATCAGCGAATTTTTGAACAATGGACTGAAGACAGCCACATTGAACAGCCGAAAACCCTTTACACTAAAGAAATCCAGACTGCACTATCCATTGCTTCTTCAACTGACATGCTTGCTTTTATGAGTGATATATTAGTAGAAGATCACCCTAGGCTAGTCAGAGTTTCTATTGAAAATGCACCCTACTTTTACATTAGTCTTATCGTAAATAAAAAACTTAACAACACCAACCATTTTCAAACCGAATTCAATAAAACCATGATCGAACTCGCAGAATCTTATGGCGGAGAGTAA
- a CDS encoding CidA/LrgA family protein, whose amino-acid sequence MKIIKQLSWIFLFSFLGEVISTLSASFIAIPGSVIGMVSLFFALHFKWIRIKQVDEVGTWLTDNIGIFFVPAGVGLMSNFGVLASTW is encoded by the coding sequence TTGAAAATAATCAAACAACTTTCTTGGATTTTCTTGTTTTCCTTTTTAGGAGAAGTGATTTCTACTTTAAGTGCTTCATTTATTGCGATTCCAGGAAGTGTTATCGGGATGGTTTCTTTATTCTTTGCTTTACATTTTAAATGGATCCGCATCAAGCAAGTAGATGAAGTTGGAACATGGTTAACAGATAATATTGGTATTTTCTTCGTTCCGGCTGGTGTTGGACTAATGTCTAACTTTGGTGTCTTGGCCAGTACGTGGTAG
- a CDS encoding LrgB family protein: protein MLDSILNRPLLWIALTVVLYLLSARLKEKWPNPLFTPLVFAIIVIIILLLVTGISLETYNIGGQFFSLFVTPATVALAIKLEKNFVYLKKHYTAILTGIFSGVIFHTIMIYAFALLFQFDQNIAATLIPKSITTAIAVGVSGSLDGIVSPTVALVVFTGVTGAVVGQTVFKLFNITDSVAQGVALGSSSHAMGTAKAIEMGDVQGAMSGLSIVVTGIIVVILAPLTVPITNLLF, encoded by the coding sequence ATGCTTGACAGTATTTTAAATAGACCACTTTTGTGGATCGCTTTGACAGTTGTCTTGTACTTACTATCCGCTAGGCTGAAGGAGAAGTGGCCAAATCCATTATTTACACCATTAGTATTTGCGATCATCGTCATCATAATTCTGCTTTTAGTAACGGGTATCTCACTTGAAACTTATAATATAGGCGGACAATTTTTTAGTTTGTTTGTTACCCCAGCTACAGTTGCTTTAGCAATCAAGTTGGAAAAGAATTTTGTTTATTTGAAAAAACATTACACGGCAATCTTAACAGGAATATTTTCTGGCGTTATTTTCCATACGATCATGATCTATGCTTTCGCCTTGTTGTTCCAATTTGACCAGAACATAGCGGCGACGCTGATTCCAAAATCGATCACAACAGCGATTGCAGTTGGCGTTTCGGGTTCTCTAGATGGGATCGTCTCTCCAACTGTGGCCTTAGTTGTTTTCACTGGAGTAACCGGAGCCGTTGTCGGTCAAACAGTTTTCAAATTGTTCAATATTACTGATTCAGTTGCTCAAGGGGTTGCCTTGGGAAGTTCATCCCACGCAATGGGAACCGCAAAAGCCATTGAAATGGGAGATGTTCAAGGTGCTATGTCTGGACTGTCAATTGTTGTTACAGGAATTATCGTAGTTATACTAGCACCATTAACCGTACCAATCACAAATTTACTATTTTAA
- a CDS encoding lactate oxidase, translating to MADEQTIKYDAPTVEQEIEVISTYRLEEKAREVVPKGGFDYISGASGDEFTLKQNNEAWSHKGILPRVLADVENPDTSTSILGHDLKVPFIMAPIAAHGLAHVTKEAGTAKGISEFGGTIMSISAYSGASFEEIDKGLKGNPRWFQIYMSKDDEMNKNILDEAKADGATAIILTADATLSGNREKDMLNKFVYPFGMPIVSRYLTGSGKNMSLNNIYAQSKQKINPADVKFLAEYSGLPIFVKGIQSPEDALLAIGAGAAGIWVSNHGGRQLDEAPGSFDTLAEISKAVAGRVPIVFDSGIRRGEHIFKAIASGADIVAVGRPVLYGLALGGWKGVKSVLEYFETDLKRVMQLAGTQTIEDVKKAHLFDIKK from the coding sequence ATGGCAGATGAACAAACTATTAAATATGATGCACCAACAGTAGAACAAGAAATTGAAGTTATAAGCACTTATCGGCTTGAAGAAAAAGCTAGAGAAGTAGTTCCTAAAGGTGGTTTCGATTATATTTCGGGTGCTTCCGGAGATGAGTTCACCTTAAAACAAAACAATGAAGCTTGGTCTCATAAAGGGATTCTACCTAGAGTACTAGCTGATGTCGAAAATCCTGATACATCAACCTCTATCTTAGGGCATGATCTTAAAGTACCTTTCATTATGGCGCCAATTGCAGCACATGGTCTAGCTCATGTTACTAAAGAAGCGGGGACAGCCAAAGGAATTTCTGAATTTGGTGGAACAATCATGTCGATCAGCGCTTATTCAGGAGCATCTTTTGAAGAAATTGACAAAGGCTTAAAAGGGAATCCTCGTTGGTTCCAAATTTACATGAGTAAAGATGATGAAATGAATAAAAATATCCTAGACGAAGCAAAGGCAGATGGTGCTACAGCAATCATCTTAACAGCAGATGCAACATTAAGCGGCAATCGCGAAAAAGATATGTTAAATAAATTTGTTTATCCATTCGGTATGCCAATTGTATCTCGTTACTTGACTGGATCAGGTAAGAATATGTCGTTAAACAATATTTACGCTCAATCGAAGCAAAAAATCAATCCTGCAGACGTAAAATTCTTAGCTGAATACTCAGGACTACCAATCTTCGTTAAAGGGATTCAATCTCCTGAAGATGCTCTACTAGCGATTGGTGCTGGAGCTGCTGGCATCTGGGTATCGAATCACGGTGGTCGTCAGTTAGATGAAGCACCAGGTTCATTTGACACGTTAGCTGAAATTTCTAAAGCGGTCGCTGGTCGCGTTCCAATCGTATTCGACAGTGGAATTAGACGTGGAGAACATATCTTCAAAGCTATAGCAAGTGGTGCTGACATTGTCGCTGTAGGCCGTCCAGTACTATATGGATTAGCTCTTGGTGGATGGAAAGGTGTTAAATCGGTTTTGGAATATTTTGAAACAGACTTGAAACGCGTGATGCAATTAGCTGGAACACAAACGATCGAAGATGTGAAAAAGGCTCATTTGTTTGATATCAAAAAATAA
- a CDS encoding GNAT family N-acetyltransferase encodes MSDNFRFHQARPENIKMIDKLLKEAALWLKAKGSLQWNGILEGKDNHDTASAINRGEVFYGTRNDELVGMLILWDRQSEWDAALWGEDHGDDFYYLHRLNIKRDKAGKGNSHLMINAAKEYARKEQKKALRLDCIADNEFLNQMYLKEKFKFIDCKENFNAGEQQNDFNLYQYRIE; translated from the coding sequence ATGAGCGATAATTTTAGGTTTCATCAAGCAAGACCTGAAAACATTAAGATGATCGATAAGTTGCTTAAAGAAGCCGCACTATGGTTAAAAGCAAAAGGATCTCTACAATGGAATGGCATCCTTGAAGGAAAAGATAATCATGATACAGCAAGTGCTATCAATAGAGGAGAAGTATTTTATGGAACACGGAATGATGAATTAGTTGGGATGTTGATATTATGGGATCGCCAAAGTGAATGGGATGCTGCTTTATGGGGAGAGGATCATGGCGATGATTTTTACTATCTTCATCGATTAAACATAAAAAGAGACAAAGCTGGAAAAGGGAATTCGCATTTAATGATCAATGCAGCAAAAGAATACGCTCGTAAAGAGCAAAAAAAGGCTCTTCGTTTAGATTGTATTGCTGATAACGAGTTTTTAAATCAGATGTATCTCAAAGAAAAATTCAAGTTTATCGATTGTAAAGAAAACTTTAATGCTGGGGAACAACAAAATGACTTCAATTTATATCAATATAGGATAGAATGA
- a CDS encoding IS30 family transposase — MTYTHITMDELVMIEAYYHQGVPVAKIATYLNRTRTPINNVIRFFKAGHTAFDHYLRYKKNKKQCGRKKIDLPKEQQLYIKRKVAEGWTPDVIIGRKEMTIDCSVRTLYRQFKERIFDEVTLPMKGKRKPNGHQERRGRQAYKRNISERIIDYPTFKEEFGHIEGDTIVGVHHKSAVITLVEILSKAIITLKPKGRKACDIENAMNQWFQAIPKNLFKSITFDCGKEFSNWKSLCNQHDVAIYFADPGTPSQRALNENSNGLLRKDGLPKKMDFNEVDQTFVSSVAHKRNNIPRKSLNYQTPLEVFMSYMDEDSLYSLI, encoded by the coding sequence ATGACCTATACCCATATTACCATGGATGAACTAGTGATGATAGAAGCTTATTACCACCAAGGTGTTCCAGTTGCTAAAATAGCTACTTACTTGAATCGTACTCGTACACCGATTAATAATGTTATCAGGTTCTTCAAAGCAGGACACACAGCTTTCGACCATTACCTACGGTATAAAAAAAACAAGAAACAGTGTGGACGCAAAAAAATTGATTTACCAAAAGAACAACAGCTTTATATCAAGCGAAAAGTAGCTGAGGGCTGGACGCCGGATGTCATTATTGGCCGTAAAGAAATGACAATAGACTGTTCCGTACGAACACTTTATAGGCAGTTTAAAGAAAGAATATTCGATGAAGTTACACTCCCGATGAAAGGGAAAAGAAAACCTAACGGACATCAAGAACGTAGAGGTAGACAAGCTTATAAACGAAATATCTCTGAAAGAATAATAGACTATCCCACATTTAAAGAAGAGTTTGGTCATATCGAAGGAGATACCATTGTAGGTGTTCACCACAAAAGTGCGGTTATTACTCTAGTAGAGATTTTATCAAAAGCTATCATTACCTTAAAGCCCAAAGGGCGTAAAGCCTGCGACATTGAGAATGCCATGAATCAATGGTTCCAAGCCATACCAAAAAATTTATTCAAATCCATTACGTTTGATTGCGGAAAGGAGTTTTCCAACTGGAAATCTTTGTGCAACCAACATGATGTCGCTATTTACTTCGCTGATCCTGGAACGCCTTCACAACGAGCTTTAAATGAGAATTCTAATGGACTTCTTCGAAAAGATGGATTGCCAAAAAAAATGGATTTCAACGAAGTTGACCAGACTTTCGTATCATCTGTTGCACACAAACGAAATAACATTCCAAGGAAGTCACTAAATTACCAAACACCGTTGGAAGTTTTTATGAGTTATATGGATGAAGATAGTTTGTATAGCTTAATTTGA
- a CDS encoding zinc ribbon domain-containing protein YjdM, which yields MSNLPNCPKCNSEYTYQDGNLFVCPECGHEWGVDSIIETDKSKKEFKDAHGNKLIDRDSVIVIKDLKVKGTSSVVKKGTKVKNIHLVDGDHDIDCKIEGIGAMQLKTEFVKKA from the coding sequence ATGTCTAACTTACCAAATTGTCCAAAATGTAATTCAGAATACACTTATCAGGATGGTAATCTTTTTGTTTGCCCAGAATGCGGCCACGAGTGGGGAGTAGATTCAATTATTGAAACAGATAAAAGTAAAAAAGAGTTCAAAGATGCACATGGAAATAAATTAATCGATAGAGATTCAGTAATTGTTATTAAAGATCTTAAAGTAAAAGGGACTTCCAGTGTTGTAAAAAAAGGAACCAAAGTAAAGAATATTCATTTGGTTGACGGTGATCATGATATTGATTGTAAAATCGAAGGTATTGGTGCTATGCAATTAAAAACGGAATTTGTAAAAAAAGCTTAA